The genomic segment ACCTCTTCCAGGCGTCGCGCCGCGGCCCGCGCCCGCACCAGGCCGCCGAGCTGTCCGACGAGCATGCCGACGCCGGTGGCGAGCACCGCGTACCGGGACGCGGCCAGCAGGTCGCCGACGCTGATGCGCTCCTGGAGCACGAGGTGGCCCGCCACGGCGGCGACCGCGATCTGCAGCAGGGGGGCGACGGCGACGGCCTGTGCCTGGGAGCGGCCCTGGACGCGCCACATCCGGTGGCCCTGGCGGGAGAGTTCGGGCAGGGTCCGCAGGACCCGCGCCGCCTCCTTGTCCTCGGTGTGCGCGGCGGCGATGGTCCGCGCCCCGCCGATGGCCTCGCTGAGGCGGCCCGCGATGTCGCCCTGGACGTGCTGGTAGCGGGCCACGCAGTCGGAGGAGACGCGCACGAACGCGCGCAGCAGGAGGAAGAGGACGGGTGCCCCGGCGACGAACGCCACGGCGAGCCAGCCGTCGATGAGGGCGAGGGCGACCACGGCGCCGACGGGGGTGACCAGGGCGGCGAGGAGCGCGGCGGCGGTGGCGGGTGCGATGCCCGCGTGCGCCGCGTTGTCGATGAGGCGTGCGACGAGGTCGCCGGGGGCGAAGCGGGCGGTGGTGCGCGGTCCGACGCCGAGTACGTGGCGGACGACGCGGCCGCGCAGCCAGGCCGTGGTGCGGGCGTTGGTGGTGCCGGTGAGGACGCCGTCGAGGGCGTCGAGGAGTGCGCTCGTCGCGATCAGTGCGGCGCAGGCGAGGATCCAGCGGGTGGCGTCGGTGTCGCCGCGGCCGGTGAGGTGGCCGGTGAGGACGGCGTCCAGGGCGTGGCCGATGGCGAGCGGCAGGAGCAGGGCGGCGCCCGATCCCGCGACGGCGCAGAGGGCGAGGACGGTGCAGCGGGCGGCGCTGTACCGGGTCGCGGCGCCCAACAGGCGGTCGCGTGCGGCGGGCTGTTCGGGGCGGGTGGTGGTCGTCGCCATGCGGTACGCGTCTCCGTCGCAGGGGTGAGCCCGGGCGGGCCCCTGAGGGGGTGCCGCCCGGGCCTTCAAACGCCTAGCCGTTCAGCTGGGGGCAGACGTCAGAGACACAGCACGATGCTGGCGTCGCTCCAGCAGAGGAGGAGGCTGGCCACGCTGCCGCCGCCACCGCCGCCGCCACCGGTCATCTCGTCGGATTCCATGCTCTGCAGGTCGAGGAGTGCCATGAAACTAACCTCTCTCTTGGGGGAGTTGCTTTTCATGGGGTTGTGTCACGACCCCGCCGTGAGGCGGGACCGGCTCTGGGGCCGCCGCGGGGGCGGCAGGAAGGGGACGTGCGCTCCGTCGTCGCCGAGGGCGCCGGCGAGTGCGAGGAGGCAGCCCGCCGTCCCGGTGTGGAGGTCCATGGACAGCCGCAGCATCTGGTGTCCGGGGAAGGCCAGCTGGCCCGCGTACGACATGGCGAACCAGCCGAGCGCCCCGATCTGCTCCGCGACGTCCTCGGGCGTGATGCCCGGGGTGGTGGTGCGGTTGACGTGGGCGAGGAGTCCGGCGCGGCCCTGGAACAGGCCGGGCTGCACGCAGAAGCGTGAGCGCGCGGCGGCCAGGATGCCGGGGCGTGCCGCATCGAACGCCGCGTCGTCGCGGTGCGCCAGGTAGTCGTCGAGGACCATGCCGATGCCGACGCTGCCGTCGCCGAGGTAGGGCATGGTGCGCCAGCCCTCGTTGACGGCGAGGCTGCCGTCGCGTTCCTGGGCCACGCACTGGCCGAGGTCCGTGCGCAGGGCGTGGGCCGCCAGGTCGAGGAGGGCGGTGTCGCCGTTTCGCTCGTAGAGGCGCAGGAAGAGCAGTGCGGGTCCGGTGGCGCCGCGCAGCAGTCCGGCGCGGCGGCGTCCGCCCTTCCCGGCCGCTTCGGTGTCCGCGGTGAGGCGTTCACCGAGGATTTCGGCGGCGTGCAGGGCGTGCCGGGCCAGTTCGTCCTCGCCGGTGCTGTGGGCGAGGGCGTCGAGGGCGAGGCCGAGTCCGGCGAGGCCGCCGTGCAGGTCGGAGGGGAGCCGTTCCCACTTCTCCTGGAGGATCAGGTCGGTGAGGTCCAGGGCGCGGGTGCGGTGGCCCAGGCGGTCCAGTACGTGGGCGACGCCCGCGAGGCCGTCGTACAGGCCGAGGGGGGTGCCGCGCGGGGCGGGCTCCGTGTGCTTCAGGAGCCAGCGTTCGCCTTCCTCGTAGCGTTCGGCGCCGGTCTCGGCGAGGGCGTACAGCACGCCGGCCGCGCCGTGCGCGAGGCCGAGTCCGCCGCCGTCGGAGAACTGGGCGATGTCGCCGGGGAAGAGCCGGTCGTCGCGTTCGGGCGTGGCGGAGGCGAGGATGGCCTTGACCATCGAGTCGCGGCTGTACGGCCAGTCGGCGGGGTCGACCAGGGGTGCGGTCGCCCCGGCCGTGTGCCGGGTGGCGCCGGTCCGGCCGCGCGGCCCGTGTTCGATCTCGGCGACGGCCTCGGCGAGAAACTCCGCGGGCACGTCGGGGAATT from the Streptomyces venezuelae genome contains:
- a CDS encoding ABC transporter ATP-binding protein gives rise to the protein MATTTTRPEQPAARDRLLGAATRYSAARCTVLALCAVAGSGAALLLPLAIGHALDAVLTGHLTGRGDTDATRWILACAALIATSALLDALDGVLTGTTNARTTAWLRGRVVRHVLGVGPRTTARFAPGDLVARLIDNAAHAGIAPATAAALLAALVTPVGAVVALALIDGWLAVAFVAGAPVLFLLLRAFVRVSSDCVARYQHVQGDIAGRLSEAIGGARTIAAAHTEDKEAARVLRTLPELSRQGHRMWRVQGRSQAQAVAVAPLLQIAVAAVAGHLVLQERISVGDLLAASRYAVLATGVGMLVGQLGGLVRARAAARRLEEVLAEPETAYGAAHLPPGGGLLELCGVRASRGGRTVLDGVDLTVPAGATVAVVGRSGAGKSLLAALAGRLADPDEGDVRLDGVPLDSLTREELRREVGYAFERPALLGGTLEGTIGFGSPRPAPERVREAARAARADPFITRLPDGYATPCAEAPLSGGEAQRLGLARAFARGGRLLILDDAMSSLDTVTEHHIAEALLRHTPHRSRLIIAHRAATAARADTVAWLHEGRIRAVGPHAELWQRAEYREVFGA
- a CDS encoding SapB/AmfS family lanthipeptide, with the translated sequence MALLDLQSMESDEMTGGGGGGGGSVASLLLCWSDASIVLCL